A stretch of Planococcus citri chromosome 5, ihPlaCitr1.1, whole genome shotgun sequence DNA encodes these proteins:
- the LOC135847833 gene encoding uncharacterized protein LOC135847833, whose product MKSRLFFFYITLWCFNWAAEVESMNHKALIFNQEDKQLMELRDDDESSKCTHCITACPLSSQIIKRASISGYGLLLQEVYKNAEIPKKIKTDICENPITPSIIWDPISEVFQIGYELFYKEGDVDLIDPDYDDLNSVINGEPNPHTRELINDEFITTYYEDCYSKFDITEDPDSTVTMIFYWISVLKIEIFPSGNRRHVTLSKDVINDYFHKERVIFHCENYYLSVGTEIVPLEREQVELEHSADGNRLEKTQIMPMHMLHTLSGRLASCMYANIAFIWDNVANGQLQEVDLLLYALYKKFPSHINIDFGVKGDQTDVSPELTASEHKLFRKYPIPEIMYRIVTWTDGVHVLKVVVVIHNDSKPVLEEDRVCLDKDQLRGWEDIQSPDTDTTKGTSYVCPMSERSIQKLVLIRDLTKESFSLTSFPKNDDFDWHVIFTDASKDIRAEFNRLKHLKT is encoded by the exons atgaagtcaagaCTTTTCTTCTTTTATATCACACTATGGTGTTTCAATTGGGCAGCAGAAGTAGAATCAATGAACCATAAAG ctttaattttcaatcaagaaGATAAACAGCTCATGGAACTGAGAGATGATGATGAATCTTCAAAATGTACCCATTGCATCACCGCCTGCCCTCTTTCTTCACAAATCATAAAGAGAGCTTCAATAAGTGGGTATGGATTACTTTTACAAGAAGTCTACAAAAATGCAGAAATCCCGAAGAAAATCAAAACCGATATCTGTGAAAACCCAATAACACCGTCGATAATTTGGGATCCGATATCTGAAGTATTTCAGATAGGTTACGAG ttgtTTTACAAAGAAGGTGATGTTGATCTAATAGACCCGGATTATGACGATTTGAATAGT GTTATAAATGGCGAACCAAATCCACATACGAGAGAACTTATCAATGATGAATTTATCACAACATATTACGAAGActgttattcaaaatttgacattacAGAAGACCCAGACTCCACAGTAACAATG ATATTTTATTGGATATCTGTGCTGAAGATTGAAATCTTCCCTTCTGGAAACCGAAGACATGTTACATTGTCAAAGGACGTTATTAATGATTACTTCCATAAAGAGCGAGTAATATTCCACtgcgaaaattattatttaagcGTTGGCACCGAGATAGTGCCATTAGAACGCGAACAGGTCGAGCTCGAACATTCAGCAGATGGTAATCGTttagaaaaaactcaaattatGCCAATGCACATGCTCCATACGTTATCAGGAAGACTGGCTAGTTGCATGTACGCCAACATAGCATTTATTTGGGATAACGTTGCGAATGGTCAATTGCAAGAAGTTGATTTACTCCTCTATGCCTTGTACAAA aaattccctTCCCACATAAATATAGATTTTGGAGTAAAAGGCGATCAAACAGATGTCAGTCCAGAGTTAACAGCTTCAGAACATAAGCTTTTTCGCAAGTACCCGATTCCCGAAATTATGTATCGAATTGTCACGTGGACTGACGGAGTACACGTTCTGAAGGTCGTTGTTGTAATTCATAATGATTCAAAACCTGTACTAGAAGAGGATCGAGTTTGTTTAGATAAAGATCAACTAAGAGGTTGGGAAGATATACAGAGCCCTGATACCGATACCACGAAGGGAACAAGTTACGTGTGTCCTATGTCAGAGAGATCAATACAGAAATTAGTACTTATCCGAGATCTTACTAAGGAATCTTTCAGCTTGACTAGTTTTCCTAAAAATGACGATTTCGATTGGCATGTAATTTTCACTGATGCGAGTAAGGATATTCGAGCTGAATTTAATCGGCTTAAACATTTAAAAACGTAG